Within the Desulforegula conservatrix Mb1Pa genome, the region TATGACCAGAAAATATGGAAGGATCGAGGCCAGCGAGTTCGGCCCTTTTCTTGACTATCCTTGCGACGGCCTTGTCAGAAAAATCACTAAGAACCTTTCCTGACTTTGAAAGCCTCCTGAATATTTGTCCTTCGGTCACTTCAGATATTTCAAGCCAGTCAGCCAGAGCTTTTGCGGCCCTGCCTATTATGGGAACTGTAAAGCCTTTTCCTTCCTGGTCAGTTTTGGATCTTCTTATTATAAAGGAGTATCCTTC harbors:
- a CDS encoding tyrosine-type recombinase/integrase, whose protein sequence is EGYSFIIRRSKTDQEGKGFTVPIIGRAAKALADWLEISEVTEGQIFRRLSKSGKVLSDFSDKAVARIVKKRAELAGLDPSIFSGHSLRSGFITEGGRQGKNISDIMAMSGHKTVGVAISYYQAGNALSNPAAGLAG